ATTGAGTCGAACATTCGTACCTAATTGATGCAGTGCGATACCCGTGTTGGACACAGAGCCGCCAGTACAGAATTGCGCCTCGCCTACTTCTATTAAGCTGCCTGGTGTTAATTGACTGCTACTAGGTTCACCTAAGCGGTGAAACCTCGGGATAATATCAACCGATATATGTCCACACACCAATACGTCCGTCGTTTCTGTTGATCGCTTATTGTTTGACATAGTTTCGCCAGTAAGCAACCGATTCCTGATGGTCTGGAATAATATTGAACTCCGTCGACCAAGCTTCACGGTGATAGATTTCAAATATGAGCTCTGCTTCTGTTGCACCGGATGCCTCGAGGGCTTCGATTACTTTATCCGCATGAATAATACCTATATCGTTGTAAGCTTTGGTGAATGGCCAATGCCTGCTTTGTCCAGCTTCCGTCTGCTGAAGATGAATAATAGGTGATTCACTGCCTAGCTCGCGGATCCAACGATACGGATCGCGATCGCTTGGATGTGGGGCATGACCTGGATCTAGACACAGCTTAAAAGGAAGACCTGCTCCATCGTTCAGTCTCGCGAGTAGCTCTCTCGTCTCTTCGACTGTGTTGGCGTACTCTCTAGGGATGGACATTGGCTCGAATATCATGCAAGTCATGCCGAGATCTCGACAAAACCAGCTAAGCTCTTGCCAATATTTAATGCCTTCAGCTGTTCTTTCTTCTCTACGAACAGGATCGTCATAGTCTGAGAAGGTTAGAATACCGGGGTGACCGCCAGTCATTTTGGCTCCCATCCGTGAGGAAATAACCGCAAACTTCTTGAACCAAGCAAGCCACGCATCTCGCTGTTTAGAATCTGGATGCATGAAGTGATTAACTCTAGTAAAAGAGCTTAGAAAGCTACTAGTTATAGACAGTCCGTATTTATCCGCATTCTCAATAATTTGCTCAGTCTGTTCCTCAACAATGTCGTCAGGCAAATAAACGTTAAGTAGATCGGCAACGAATTGAACATATTTGAGTCCCATTTCCTCGGCGACAATGCGAGTCCAAACCTTAGGCTCAGGATACTTGTTATTTGCAAATCCCATGTTAATTCCAAGCTTCAAATCAAGTGTCATAGTTGAATTTTCCCCCAGTAACTTCGATTACATTAACGTTAACATTAACGATAATGTAAATATAGAGTAGATTAGAATGTCTGTCAACGATTTCTGTTAGCGCGAAAGTTCTAATAGGAGCGAGTGTGTTTGCTGAACAAAATTCTCAAATAAGCACTCGGCTGTTGATCGACTTGTGCAGTGCGAAAATATCGAGCAACGGGGTTAGGGCAAGAGGTCCGGTATAGGCATGTTTGTTAAGAGATGTATGATTATTTCGAGCAACTGTGTTGGGAAGAGGCACGAATTGAGGTAGATGTACGATTATTTCGAGCAACTGGGTTTGGAGGAGGCACGGTAGAAGGTAGATGTACGATTATTTCGAGCAACTGTATTAGGAAGAGGCACGAATGGAGGTAGATGTACGATTATTTCGAGCAACTGTGTTGGGAAGAGGCACGATTGGCTGGAGATGTACGATTATTTCGAGCAACTGGGTTTGGAGGAGGCACGATTGAAGGTAGATGTACGATTATTTCGAGCAACTGTGTTGGGAAGAGGCACGAATGGAGGTAGATGTACGATTATTTCGAGTAATTGGTTTGTGGAAGGGCACGGTTTGGTTGTAAATATACGATTATTTCGAACTACGAGGTTGTGATAGGGCACGGTTGGTGGGGGAAATAGTGTTCGAACATACGAAAGTTCGCTAATGTTGCCATTTGCGGTCTGGCGGGTAAGATAAACTAGAATAAATGCCCCAAAAGCTTATCACTTTTGGAGCATCCATCCGCTGCTGAAAAAACGTGACTTATAGCAGAAGCGATTTTGTACTTTCACGGATAACGAGCCTAGTATCAACGACTTCGTGGTAGCGTACATCGGAATTTTGCTTATATATTCGTTTCAATAGAATTTCAAATGCTTTGCGGGAGGTTTTACCTTTGGAGTTGCTTACACTCGTTAGTGGAAAGGGAATGAACATCCGAGATTGAATGTTATCGAAACCGACAACGCTTATATTTTCCGGAACCTTGATATTATGCTTGTTCAGGATAAAAATAGATTCCCACGCCATCATATCGTTAAATGCGAATATGGCTGTGAACTCTAACTTCGACTTCAAGACTTCATTAAGCTCATTTCGAGAGCCACCAGAGATGTTAGATACCTCGCGGATAAGCTCAGACTTAACGGGGATTCCATATTCCATCATTGCCCGGGTATAACCTATCAACCGTTCACGCGCACTAGAAATCGAATGATGTGCATTAAGAAATAGGATGCTCTGATGACCGCGTTCCAACAGATGTATGGTGGCTAAGTAGCCGCCTTTTTCATCATCGCTCACGACATAGTCCATCGTATCGTTGTCCAAATGGCGCCCAAGTAGCACGAAAGGTGTTCCTGTGCGCTGAAGAATCTCCATATTATTGTCGCTACCTTGAGAAGGGCAAATGATGATGCCATCCACGTTCTTGGACAAAGCTGAGAATATCGCTTTTTTCTCAACCTCTTGATCCTCATAGGAGTTCAAGATGAATGTCGTATAATCCTGCGTCCTTGCTGCTCTCTCGATTTCCTTAACAGCAATAGAGAAGTGAGGATTCGATACATCAGCGACAATCACAGCGATTGTTTTAGTCATACCTGAACGCAGCGAACTGGCCAATGTGTTCCCGATATAGCCAAGCTCCTGCGCCTTTTCTTGGATCAGCTTAATAGTGGTCGCTGAGATATCCTCTTTATTCTTAAGCGCTCGGGAAACCGTGTTGACCGTAAAACCAGTCTGCTCAGCGATATCCTTTAATGTGGTAGCTTTGACGTTATGCCGCCCATTTTCCTCGCCCATTTCATCATTCCTTATCCCACGTTTCAGTTGTCAATATTATAGTTCTAAATATGCGTGACATAGAGCCTAATTGTCAATATTCGTGAGTACAGAGAAGACTATTGAGCAAGGAAGTGTGCTCGACAGTTACTGTAGAATTATATAATAGGTCAGTTCCTTCCCAGATGTAACAATGAACCAAAGCTCGCCTTAAGGTGGTCTTGAAAATAAAAATCTTTTTCTAATAAGGTACTTGAATTTTCCAGAGTATTTGTTTATATTGAAATGGTAACGCAACCATTTTGAATGGAGAACACAAATGGTAACCTTAAAAGATGTAGCAGAATTGGCAGGAGTTGCTCCGATCACGGTCTCGCGAGTAATTAATTATCCTCAATCCGTTAAAGAACGGACTCGCTTGAAAGTAGAGCGTGCGATCAAGCAATTAAATTACTCTCCTAACAATATTGCGCGAAGTCTGGTGACCAACCGTACGAATATTATTGGGGTACTGCTTTCCAATATAGCGAACCCTTACTTCTCAGAATTCATTCTCGGAGTAGAGACTAAAGCTAGGAAGCTTGGGAAGAGTATTATTATTTGCAATGCAATGGACTATGAGAGTGCGAAGAGTAATGTAAATCTATTATTGGAGCAACGAGTCGATGGTATGATCTTTACCTCGTTGGAGTTCGATTCCATTGCTCTCCAAGAGCAGCTTTTTAGAGAATTGGAAGAGATTAACGAGAATCGAAAGCATACCGTTCCAATTGTGCTCGTTGATCCTTTTCCTAGGCAGACGCTGCTTCCATCGATTCTGATCGATAACTATATGGCAGGATCTTTGGCGATGGAGCATCTCCACGAATTAGGACACGAAGTCATCGCCCATTTGAACTTGAATAGGGATGCGAATGTATGGATTGATCGTTTTAGGGCGTATAGAGATGCTCAGGCGAAAAAGGGGATTCAGCTTAACACGGGTCACATCGCCCTTATTGACAAGGAAGATGTCCGAGTGGCAGAAGAGGCCGCTTATTCCTTACTTCGGGCTGATCCGAGGCCAACAGCAATCTTTGCTGCTAATGATTTATTAGCTGTAGGAGCACTTCAAGCCGCTCATCGGATGAAAATCAAGATCCCCGAAGAGTTATCTATTATCGGTATAGACGGGAATGATATTGCTAAGCACAGCTATCCAAGAATGACGACGGTAGCTCATCCCCGTTACCAATTAGGAGAGTTGTCAGCGGAATTGCTGATCGATTTGATTAATGGGAAGGAAGATGTAGCGAGGCAAATGGTTAATTGCACACTTCAGGTAAATGAAAGCACAGGCCCCGTACTAATACAGCCGGAGGGAATTCATGAGTAGCAGGATAGATTGGCAAGCAAAATGGATATGGAGCTCGGGAGAACCGACAACTCTTATTGAAGGAAAGCATGAGATCGTTTATTTTCGGAGAAGCTTCACTGTAACGGATATTGAATCTGCCGAGCTTGTGTCGCATATATCCGCTGACAGTCGTTACCGGTTATATCTTAACGGCGTGTCAGCCAGCGTTGGTCCATCTAAGGGAGACCGGTTTACTCATTATTATGAGACTGTTGATTTGACGAAGCTATTGGTTGCTGGACTAAACACATTGGCGGTCAAGGTCGTACATTACACCCCTTATGAGCCATTCCGCTTAGGAGATGGAGGACCCGCGTCAGTATGGCGATCAAACAAGGGTGTTTTCTTATTCGAGGGTACTTTAGTGCAACAAAATGGTAACGCAACCATTTCTCTTTCAAGCAATGAAGAATGGGAATGTCTTGTTGATAATGCGATTAGCTTTGAAGCCGGTGAGCAGGAAACACTCTACGTTGGTGGAACGGAACGTGTGGACGGAGAGAAGCTGCCGTTCGGGTGGCAGAGGAATGAAGATGCCGCTACGGGATGGAAACCTTCAGTCGTTGTCTCGGATATTATGGATACGATGTTTGGACAATTAACTCCTTGGCCACTGATGCCAAGAACGATTCCTTCGATGTATGAACACAAGAGAGGATTTGTGGGTGTTAAGCGCATAAGCACGTCAAAAGCCGAGCCTGTGTTTCATCTGTTAAACAATCAAGTACAATCACAGTTTTGGGTAGTTGCACCCGGTGAAAAGTTTGTGGTTGAGCTTGACGCAGGGGAATTACTGACGGGTTACTTGACTCTGGACATATCTGGCGGAAAGGGCGCGAATATTGAAATCTTGTGCTCAGAGTGCTATGAGAAGGAGCCCGAATCGACGATCAGAAGGAACAAAGATAT
This portion of the Cohnella abietis genome encodes:
- a CDS encoding LacI family DNA-binding transcriptional regulator; the protein is MVTLKDVAELAGVAPITVSRVINYPQSVKERTRLKVERAIKQLNYSPNNIARSLVTNRTNIIGVLLSNIANPYFSEFILGVETKARKLGKSIIICNAMDYESAKSNVNLLLEQRVDGMIFTSLEFDSIALQEQLFRELEEINENRKHTVPIVLVDPFPRQTLLPSILIDNYMAGSLAMEHLHELGHEVIAHLNLNRDANVWIDRFRAYRDAQAKKGIQLNTGHIALIDKEDVRVAEEAAYSLLRADPRPTAIFAANDLLAVGALQAAHRMKIKIPEELSIIGIDGNDIAKHSYPRMTTVAHPRYQLGELSAELLIDLINGKEDVARQMVNCTLQVNESTGPVLIQPEGIHE
- a CDS encoding LacI family DNA-binding transcriptional regulator, which produces MGEENGRHNVKATTLKDIAEQTGFTVNTVSRALKNKEDISATTIKLIQEKAQELGYIGNTLASSLRSGMTKTIAVIVADVSNPHFSIAVKEIERAARTQDYTTFILNSYEDQEVEKKAIFSALSKNVDGIIICPSQGSDNNMEILQRTGTPFVLLGRHLDNDTMDYVVSDDEKGGYLATIHLLERGHQSILFLNAHHSISSARERLIGYTRAMMEYGIPVKSELIREVSNISGGSRNELNEVLKSKLEFTAIFAFNDMMAWESIFILNKHNIKVPENISVVGFDNIQSRMFIPFPLTSVSNSKGKTSRKAFEILLKRIYKQNSDVRYHEVVDTRLVIRESTKSLLL
- a CDS encoding sugar phosphate isomerase/epimerase family protein, which produces MTLDLKLGINMGFANNKYPEPKVWTRIVAEEMGLKYVQFVADLLNVYLPDDIVEEQTEQIIENADKYGLSITSSFLSSFTRVNHFMHPDSKQRDAWLAWFKKFAVISSRMGAKMTGGHPGILTFSDYDDPVRREERTAEGIKYWQELSWFCRDLGMTCMIFEPMSIPREYANTVEETRELLARLNDGAGLPFKLCLDPGHAPHPSDRDPYRWIRELGSESPIIHLQQTEAGQSRHWPFTKAYNDIGIIHADKVIEALEASGATEAELIFEIYHREAWSTEFNIIPDHQESVAYWRNYVKQ